A window of the Plasmodium vinckei vinckei genome assembly, chromosome: PVVCY_08 genome harbors these coding sequences:
- a CDS encoding DNA-directed RNA polymerase II subunit RPB3, putative has product MMMSGDNSKKHEIEIQSISKNEMRFILYNSNTALANALRRIMLSEVPTLAVDIVNVYENTSPFHDEFIAHRIGLIPIDSRNIKSYEFRERCKCKETCSRCTVQYIIEVKCNNANKIDVSHYDIEALDHEPNIPMPIPNDNKHNNIDKMDTAIPIVTLSKNQTLHMKLTATKGIGKMHAKWIPANVSYIIDHKIVINHQEVDKMPKEHKLIISNNLNPDCYILKEMDDDRDVELQLSENMSVVMAESCRDTLTELGYNKDIVKIIYDETRFHFKVESVGSMPPEQIVEMAIEILESKLKDLEPQIKASFYSIEEVAKQLKEQGVSLYGIQLDLE; this is encoded by the coding sequence ATGATGATGAGCGGagataattcaaaaaaacatGAAATAGAAATACAAagtatatcaaaaaatgaaatgagatttatattatataacagTAATACAGCATTAGCAAATGCCCTTAGAAGAATAATGCTATCAGAAGTCCCAACATTAGCAGTTGATATAGTTAATGTATATGAAAACACAAGTCCATTTCATGATGAATTTATAGCACATAGAATAGGTTTAATACCTATAGATAGTAGAAACATAAAAAGTTATGAGTTTAGAGAACGATGTAAATGTAAAGAAACTTGTTCTCGATGTACTGttcaatatattattgaagtaaaatgtaataatgCTAATAAAATAGATGTATCACATTATGATATAGAAGCACTAGATCATGAACCTAATATTCCTATGCCTATACCCaatgataataaacataataatattgataaaatGGACACTGCTATACCTATTGTCACATTATCTAAAAATCAAACTCTACATATGAAATTAACAGCCACAAAAGGAATTGGGAAAATGCACGCAAAATGGATACCAGCTAATGTATCCTATATAATTGATcataaaattgtaattaATCATCAGGAAGTTGATAAAATGCCAAAAGaacataaattaataatatctaataatttaaatcctgattgttatatattaaaagaaatggATGATGATCGAGATGTTGAATTACAATTAAGTGAAAATATGTCAGTTGTGATGGCAGAAAGTTGTAGAGATACATTAACCGAATTAggatataataaagatattgttaaaattatttatgatgAAACTAGATTTCATTTTAAAGTTGAATCAGTTGGTTCAATGCCTCCTGAACAGATTGTTGAAATGGCTATAGAAATTTTAGAAAGTAAGTTAAAAGACTTAGAACCACAAATTAAAGCCTCATTTTATTCTATTGAGGAGGTTGCAAAGCAACTAAAGGAACAGGGAGTATCCCTATATGGAATTCAATTGGATTTGGAATAA
- a CDS encoding cyclin-dependent kinases regulatory subunit, putative, with protein MNNLSRTVANHSKTRIKYTQISTDQRNIKSSSFPNAEITTNNKHVDNESQLNNKDTNAFRKNVSENVQLDDKSNNNRNGKRKNIDSSPVSYNNESNTTKRRETEKNTECTNESNEKSPYRNASEKGTDDNTNENYYSILDELGKSEKEVFKSVKDSMDENLNLEFLRSTSENYIYKVTSRGPVCYSSTYRDDKYIYRHIILSDNVRQYAEKKVRRTNAFLTEQCIINELQIDIGKGWKHFMIYDGKIRELILRKVLTSEDKLRMAVQMQRYN; from the exons atgaataatttaaGTAGAACAGTGGCAAACCACTCAAAGACACGAATTAAATACACCCAAATTAGTACAGAtcaaagaaatataaaaagtagCAGTTTTCCCAATGCAGAAATTACtactaataataaacatgTAGATAATGAGTCTCAACTAAACAATAAAGATACCAATGcttttagaaaaaatgtCTCTGAAAATGTTCAGCTAGATGATAAgagcaataataatagaaatggaaaaagaaaaaatattgatagCAGCCCGGtctcatataataatgagaGTAATACTACCAAAAGGAGAGAAACAGAAAAGAATACGGAATGCACAAATGAAAGCAATGAAAAAAGCCCTTATAGAAATGCAAGTGAAAAGGGAACCGATGACAATACAAATGAAAACTATTATTCAATACTTGATGAGCTAGGAAAATCAGAGAAAGAAGTTTTTAAATCAGTTAAAGATAGTATGGACGAAAATTTAAACTTAGAATTTTTACGTTCTACAagtgaaaattatatttacaagGTTACATCAAGAg ggCCTGTTTGCTACTCATCAACTTACAGAGATGACAAGTATATATATCGACACATTATTTTAAGTGATAATGTTAGACAGTATGCTGAAAAGAAGGTAAGACGAACTAATGCATTTTTGACAGAACAATGTATTATTAATGAGCTTCAAATAGATATAGGAAAAGGATGGAAACATTTCATGATATATGATGGAAAAATAAGGGAACTTATTTTACGAAAGGTTTTAACTTCAGAAGATAAATTAAGAATGGCTGTTCAAATGCAaagatataattaa
- a CDS encoding lipoate-protein ligase 2, putative, whose product MVKNVMKKIARMTDIFQPIFTHTNITNNNNSSKIQKNILYFINLTNLHIYEQLLIEESLYRLSSCLSTRLNKIGFFVINDTTKNSIKNIENNDRQIKHSPINYSPNNKCVVFGMSRKTKEHTNDINYIKKNNILLIKRYTGGGTVYINNNCILASLILPNDFEKETKLYPSNISEWTFNYFFKPFIQNETNDKFTFNKTFQYNEHDFVCKINNNYKVDNTNCSIKKVGGNAQAFSKDYFVHHTSFIWNLNNFEEMEKVLSNPLKQPDYRNRRSHKDFLTPITSCLHKNIDTPDMFIQHLVTNIKHVLYKKNKLNTDEIWFFNNIQFNYNEHNLSFIKNDIFDNVDKIDISLLKEIVYFYINNSPTQNLRSTYFLDMYGNRVSESFYNFTSFIMD is encoded by the coding sequence atggtgaaaaatgtaatgaagaaaatcgCTCGAATGACTGATATATTTCAGCCAATTTTTACACACACAAATAttactaataataataatagtagtaaaatacaaaaaaatattttatattttattaatctaacaaatttacatatatatgaacaATTATTAATTGAAGAAAGTCTATATAGGCTGAGTAGTTGCTTAAGTACCAgactaaataaaattggtttctttgtaataaatgatacaacaaaaaatagtattaaaaatatagaaaataatgataggCAAATAAAGCATTCTCCCATTAATTACTcaccaaataataaatgtgtTGTATTTGGAATGAgtagaaaaacaaaagagcatacaaatgatattaattatataaaaaaaaataatattttattgataaAAAGATATACAGGTGGTGGTACTGTATATATCAATAATAACTGTATATTAGCTTCATTAATTCTTCCAAACgattttgaaaaagaaaCTAAACTTTATCCATCCAATATAAGTGAATGGacatttaattatttctttaaaccatttatacaaaatgaGACTAATGATAAATTCACTTTCAATAAAACCTTTCAATATAATGAACATGACTTtgtttgtaaaataaataataattataaagtagataatacaaattgtagtattaaaaaagttgGAGGTAATGCACAAGCATTTTCAAAAGATTATTTTGTACACCATACATCATTTATTTggaatttaaataattttgaggAAATGGAAAAAGTACTATCAAATCCTTTAAAACAACCAGACTATAGAAATAGAAGAAGCCATAAAGATTTTTTAACACCCATAACTTCATGCttacacaaaaatatagacaCACCCGATATGTTTATACAACATTTagttacaaatataaaacatgttttatataaaaaaaataaattaaatacagATGAAATATGGTTTTTCAATAATATtcaatttaattataatgaacataatttatcatttattaaaaatgatatatttgataATGTAGATAAAATAGATATAAGTTTATTGAAAgaaattgtttatttttatattaacaataGTCCTACACAAAATTTAAGATCtacttattttttggaCATGTATGGAAATAGAGTTTCAGAAtcattttacaattttaccTCGTTTATTATGGACTAA
- a CDS encoding perforin-like protein 3: MLFKRKYLFFPYYFLIIVNILHKLENFSTDECLLYFHTRILSMNKDDTQELCNNKLKFSNNEILSKLQHEHNIEDKQIIKFISKDANSKYDQRKKNITFKISKNRIGRMQNIQKINFNEVKQNDKINNPNTTNEGDPPKYNKNKKSGYAKNKVNNFVKLMKDINDNMENEKEKESHKPNTEDNVYSDEHHTVVIYDGLDENKDLYNKYKIETENNMDTRVIQGTEYLGVGYDFLFGNPIGDPFLKVDPGYRDSVIKLTYPKSDVDYPDNYININPNGSYVRNEISCNRSENETEISTMSEYSKELSVDASLGASYGLFGSFSASVGYSSASNTISKKKFRMFILKSYCFKYVASLSQYSQWKLSDQFLRAINLLPSYFNSLEHDGKYCNPEELRDNKTGMDSCGKSVESWLYFFKNFGTHVSIVIHLGGKITQQVKISKNEYKALSESGLSTSVSASVGFGLFKANASSSTNSNESSNEESSNSSIEKETVIIGGTTIYDPNDPTNFEKWADSIKDNPMPIKGQYEPLSRILPERLTKIYDEALSFYVSLNVPINLGSKTDGEIKNYNLKSQLKKSKILHGSGSGLIVLECEDKQNFILGFSLSIPNDLSNLKDFYMSTCDEESDKCYSKMSDNAYSYIFAMCNDDRIPYLEQKAKSGTGLLTLECSEKNQIILFGFGISVLNSGDPSIAIYPCKNGKTACSMQGSTDQSAVGLWIVCGHEESLNSSFSVNVRKLEKDNVSGKKKKKIDICPIDILFNLIFEFTRTPVNKRSGKCFSANYICPGDFHICSDKKGIKSFNYYSVSVY; the protein is encoded by the coding sequence atgttgtttaaaagaaagtatttattttttccatattatttcttgataattgtaaatattttacataaacTTGAAAATTTTAGCACAGATGAATgccttttatattttcacaCTCGCATTTTAAGCATGAACAAAGATGATACACAAGAgttatgtaataataaattgaaattttctaataatgaaatattatcGAAGTTACAACATGAGCATAACATAGAAGacaaacaaattataaaatttatatcgAAGGATGCAAATAGTAAATATGatcaaagaaaaaaaaatataacatttaaaatatccAAAAATAGGATAGGCAGAATGCAAAACATACAAAAGATAAACTTTAATGAAGTGaaacaaaatgataaaataaataacccCAATACAACAAATGAAGGAGATCCaccaaaatataataaaaataaaaaatcagGTTATGCAAAGAATAaggtaaataattttgttaaacTAATGAAAGatattaatgataatatggaaaatgaaaaggaaaaagaaAGTCATAAACCAAATACAGAAGATAATGTTTACAGTGATGAGCATCATACTGTTGTAATATATGATGGTTTAGATGAAAACAaagatttatataataaatataaaattgaaacagaaaataatatggatACAAGAGTAATACAAGGAACAGAATATTTAGGAGTTGgatatgattttttatttggaaATCCAATAGGAGATCCATTTCTTAAAGTCGATCCTGGTTATAGAGATTctgtaataaaattaacatATCCTAAATCTGATGTAGATTATCcagataattatataaatataaacccAAATGGATCCTATGTACGGAATGAAATATCTTGTAATAGATCAGAGAATGAAACTGAAATAAGTACAATGAGCGAATATAGTAAAGAACTTTCTGTTGATGCTTCATTAGGAGCATCTTATGGATTATTTGGTTCCTTTTCAGCATCTGTTGGTTATTCAAGTGCATCTAATACAAtatctaaaaaaaagtttaggatgtttatattaaaaagttattgttttaaatatgtgGCATCTCTTTCTCAATACTCTCAATGGAAATTAAGTGATCAATTTTTGAGAGCAATAAATTTACTACcatcatattttaattcattagaGCATGATGGAAAATATTGTAATCCTGAAGAATTAAGAGATAATAAAACAGGGATGGATAGTTGTGGAAAAAGTGTTGAATCAtggttatatttttttaaaaattttggaACGCATGTATCAATTGTTATACATTTAGGAGGAAAAATAACACAACAAGttaaaatatcaaaaaatgaatataaagcTTTAAGTGAAAGTGGATTATCTACTTCTGTCTCTGCATCTGTTGGGTTCGGTTTATTTAAAGCAAACGCATCATCAAGTACCAATTCAAATGAATCAAGTAATGAAGAATCATCAAATTCGAGTATCGAAAAAGAAACAGTGATAATTGGCGGAACAACAATATATGATCCTAATGATCCAAccaattttgaaaaatggGCAGATAGTATAAAAGATAATCCAATGCCAATAAAAGGGCAATACGAACCTTTATCTCGAATATTACCAGAAAGATTAaccaaaatatatgatgaaGCATTAAGTTTTTATGTATCATTAAATGTGCCTATAAATTTAGGTTCAAAAACAGATggagaaataaaaaattataatttaaaaagtcAATTAAAGAAATCGAAAATTTTACATGGTAGTGGTAGTGGATTAATTGTTTTAGAATGTGAAGATAAACagaattttatattaggATTTTCTTTATCTATTCCTAATGATTTATCAAATTTAAAAGACTTTTATATGAGTACATGTGATGAGGAATCAGATAAATGCTATTCAAAAATGAGTGATAACGCAtatagttatatatttgctaTGTGTAATGATGATCGTATACCATATCTTGAACAGAAGGCAAAATCTGGTACTGGTTTATTAACCCTTGAATGTTCAGAAAAgaatcaaataattttatttggatTTGGTATTAGTGTATTAAATTCAGGTGATCCATCAATAGCTATATATCCAtgtaaaaatggaaaaacgGCATGCTCTATGCAAGGTTCGACAGATCAGTCTGCTGTTGGTTTGTGGATAGTTTGTGGACATGAAGAATCTCTAAATTCAAGCTTTTCAGTTAATGTTAGAAAGTTAGAAAAAGATAATGTATCAggaaaaaagaagaaaaaaattgatattTGCCCTATTGATATATTGTTTAATTTAATCTTTGAATTTACTAGAACACCGGTCAACAAACGGAGTGGTAAATGTTTTTCTGCTAACTACATATGTCCAGGAGATTTCCATATATGTTCAGACAAGAAAGGAATAAAATCATTTAACTATTATTCTGTATCAGTTTATTAG
- a CDS encoding 3-oxoacyl-[acyl-carrier-protein] reductase, putative, translating to MNKMCVLYKLLLCFFFIQTLECYRVPNVQNLNKVNPNSYLRASRDLNLWGNNKENKYYCGENKVALVTGAGRGIGRSIAKTLAKSVSHVLCISKTQKSCDSVSDEINSLGYKATGYSVDVSNKEEITELINKLLTDHKSIDILVNNAGITKDNVFLRMKNEEWEDVIKTNLNSLFYITQPIAKRMISNKYGRIINMSSIVGITGNFGQANYSASKAGVIGFTKSLAKELASRNITVNAIAPGFISSDMTDKISDDIKKNIISNIPVGRMGTPEEIANMVGYLSSEIAGYINGKVFIIDGGLSS from the exons atgaataaaatgtgtgtgttgtataaattattattatgttttttttttatacaaacaTTGGAGTGTTATAGGGTCCCGAATGTCCAAAATCTGAATAAG gTTAATCCAAATAGCTACCTACGAGCAAGCCGTGATTTAAACTTATGGgggaataataaagaaaacaaatattattgtgGGGAAAATAAAGTAGCTTTAGTAACAGGAGCAGGAAGGGGGATAGGACGATCCATTGCAAAAACATTAGCTAAATCTGTTTCACATGTTTTATGTATAAGTAAGACACAG aaatCGTGTGATAGCGTTTCcgatgaaataaattccCTTGGCTATAAAGCAACCGGATATTCTGTTGACGTGTcaaataaagaagaaataaccgaattaattaataaactATTAACAGATCATAAAAGTATAGATATACTAGTTAATAATGCAGGAATAACAAAAGATAATGTATTTTTGCGTatgaaaaatgaagaatGGGAAGAcgtaataaaaacaaatttaaattcactattttatataactcAACCTATAGCTAAAAGAATGAttagtaataaatatggaagaattattaatatgtcTAGTATAGTAGGAATTACAGGAAACTTTGGACAAGCAAATTATTCTGCGTCCAAAGCAGGAGTAATTGGATTTACAAAAAGTTTAGCCAAAGAATTAGCATCGAGAAATATAACTGTTAATGCAATAGCCCCTGGTTTTATATCAAGTGACATGACTGATAAAATAAGTGATGATATAaaa aaaaatattatttcgaATATTCCTGTTGGAAGAATGGGAACACCAGAAGAG attGCAAATATGGTAGGATATCTATCTTCAGAAATTGCAGGATATATAAATGGAAAAGTGTTTATAATTGATGGTGGATTATCAagttaa
- a CDS encoding OTU domain-containing protein, putative, protein MTNFLTIKWRKIKYKYMATKLKIAKRDEDDDKIEQKIYNNLNVNNFEYILKSIQESKQKNRIKKCNSLDRYISFLLRKNKLNKENYKYKRNILQVHLLAIGCELVKIIGDGNCLFRSISYNLFGKQIYHMYIRQACVEYMLNYKDEYSIYFEEGDFNKYIKNMLNDGYWGDELCIKAIADTFDCVVYIITSNPDKWLLKYEPKYKTNHQPKKCVFLAYSCPIHYDSLKLIKL, encoded by the coding sequence atgacTAACTTCTTGACAATAAAAtggagaaaaataaaatacaagtATATGGCAACGAAATTGAAAATTGCAAAACGGGATGAAGATGATGATAAAAttgaacaaaaaatatataataatttaaatgtaaataattttgaatatatattaaaatctATACAAGAatcaaaacaaaaaaatagaattaaaaaatgtaatagtctagatagatatatatcatttttattaagaaaaaataaattaaataaagaaaattataaatataaaagaaatatattacaagTTCATTTATTAGCTATAGGTTGTGAATTAGTTAAAATTATAGGAGATGgaaattgtttatttagatctatttcatataatttatttggaaaacaaatatatcatatgtatattcGTCAAGCATGTGTTGAATATATGCTAAACTATAAAGATGaatattctatatattttgaagaaggggattttaataaatatataaaaaatatgttaaatGATGGGTATTGGGGTGATGAACTATGTATTAAAGCCATAGCTGATACTTTTGATTGtgttgtatatataataacatcAAATCCTGATAAATggttattaaaatatgaaccaaaatataaaactaaTCATCAACCCAAGAAATGCGTTTTTTTGGCTTATTCATGCCCTATTCATTATGACTCTctcaaattaataaaattgtaa
- a CDS encoding nitric oxide synthase, putative, translated as MSKDWKTILSYSIFFTGNIYFLWKIQNTYSFKSIVACIIKCLNSSKKKKFANNAIAQNVKIYFGSQTGTGEQFAKELCYNLQEIFDIKAEIIDLEYFDKEEIKTLGIRIFIVSTYGNGDPPDNAIEFFKWLKELDINNTYFRNTKYSIMGLGSKQYSHFNKIAKKLTTYLKNFKAEQISETIYGDDDDNIYHDFEVWKNKFFKELSKILNMDHIPINFIKEEVIKLVDWKTLPDIKLDIKFEDMEEDNKKNETNHHTSNLLNNTTSQEGQFNKPVATSLTGKFYFNHNTGTVISNTNLLKNVDNSTNSDKVNHIIISAKNIKYKSADTLVVLTKNSKEITDWWLKRLNINETDKNKKFIFVERNNKNLRKYDNTGHLNSTNNEKNDILINKNHNKNNDNNNNSMNIPFPTPCTIEEALQCYCDLSTIPRVNVLNNFKCFIKDIEELKMFNYILSNNKRNTFFNICKEFDMTFIEFVDIFMQSAIFELTPFLQLIPKIAPKSYTISSSPKDDPDTITLTVKKKQYPIHSLRKALKSFKNNNMLPNITEKKLRNLCERRWYKGSSSYYLTEELYPNDILKFNVKTSIFTLPENLGDTSIIMIATGTGIAPFKAFLTEFKIFDQKREKNEILNKKNKRILFYGCRKKGIDFLYEKEIMDALENKYIDEAYLAFSRDQSNKIYVQDLICEQKELVCNLIQKGAYVYICGNTEMGKDVKQTINNLCENNKKNDKKFIKKLKKSGRFFEETW; from the coding sequence ATGAGCAAGGACTGGAAAACGATTTTGTCATactctatattttttacaggTAATATATACTTTCTTTGGAAAATTCAAAATACTTATTCTTTTAAAAGTATAGTAGCctgtataataaaatgcttAAATtctagtaaaaaaaaaaaatttgcaAATAATGCGATTGCccaaaatgtaaaaatatattttggtaGCCAAACTGGGACAGGGGAACAATTTGCAAAAGAGTTATGCTATAATTTACAGGaaatatttgatataaaaGCAGAGATTATTGATTTagaatattttgataaagaagaaataaaaacacTTGGCATTCGTATATTCATTGTTTCAACATATGGAAATGGAGATCCACCAGATAATGCTATCGAATTCTTTAAATGGCTAAAAGAActagatataaataatacatattttaggaatacaaaatattctaTAATGGGTTTAGGAAGTAAACAATATAgccattttaataaaatagcaAAAAAACTTACAACTTatcttaaaaattttaaagcaGAACAAATTAGTGAAACTATATATGGTGATgatgatgataatatttaccATGATTTTGAAgtatggaaaaataaattttttaaagaattatcaaaaattttaaatatggaTCATATTccaattaattttatcaaagAAGAAGTTATTAAGCTAGTGGATTGGAAAACTCTTCCTGACATAAAACTcgatataaaatttgagGATATGGAAGAAgataataagaaaaatgaaacaaacCATCATACTagtaatttattaaataatactaCTTCTCAAGAAGGTCAGTTTAATAAACCTGTAGCCACAAGTCTTACAGGAAAATTTTACTTTAACCACAATACTGGTACTGTAATATCTAATACaaatttgttaaaaaatgtagataATTCTACTAATTCTGATAAAGTtaatcatataattatatcagcaaaaaatattaaatacaaGTCTGCTGATACTTTAGTTgttttaacaaaaaattcaaaagaAATCACAGATTGGTGGTTGAAAcgattaaatataaatgaaactgacaaaaataaaaaatttatcttTGTAGAacgaaataataaaaatttaagaaaatatgataatacaGGACATTTAAATAGTACTAATAATgagaaaaatgatatattaataaataaaaatcataataaaaataatgacaataataataattccaTGAATATTCCGTTTCCAACACCATGCACAATTGAAGAAGCCTTACAATGCTATTGCGATCTATCAACTATACCTCGAGTAAATGTTTTAAACAACtttaaatgttttattaaagATATAGAAGAActtaaaatgtttaattatattttatcaaataataaaaggaatacattttttaatatatgcaaaGAATTTGATATGACATTTATCGAATTTGTAGATATATTCATGCAAAGTGCCATATTTGAATTAACAccatttttacaattaatTCCTAAAATTGCCCCAAAAAGCTATACAATATCTTCTTCTCCAAAAGATGATCCAGACACTATTACACTGactgtaaaaaaaaaacaatatccTATTCATTCTCTTCGAAAGGcattaaaaagttttaaaaataataatatgttacCAAATATtactgaaaaaaaattacgaAATTTATGTGAAAGACGGTGGTATAAAGGTTCTTcctcatattatttaacaGAAGAATTATATccaaatgatatattaaaatttaatgttAAAACATCAATATTTACACTTCCCGAAAATTTAGGAGACACCAGCATTATAATGATTGCTACAGGAACAGGAATAGCCCCTTTTAAAGCTTTTCTTACagaatttaaaatttttgacCAAAAacgtgaaaaaaatgaaatattaaataaaaaaaataaaagaatattattCTATGGTTGCagaaaaaaaggaatagattttctatatgaaaaagaaataatggACGCTTTggaaaacaaatatattgatGAAGCCTATTTAGCATTTTCAAGGGACcaaagtaataaaatttatgtacAAGATTTAATTTGTGAGCAAAAGGAGCTTGTGTGTAACTTGATACAAAAAGGTgcatatgtatacatatgtgGAAATACTGAAATGGGTAAAGATGTGAAACAaacaattaataatttatgtgaaaataataagaaaaatgataaaaaatttataaaaaaattaaagaaatcAGGACGATTTTTCGAGGAAACTTGGTAA